A single Phragmites australis chromosome 4, lpPhrAust1.1, whole genome shotgun sequence DNA region contains:
- the LOC133916145 gene encoding uroporphyrinogen decarboxylase-like — MATACPPLSLPSTSLLRAGHTRRQLSAVRCSAVGEAVAEEAVVGTAEEPLLVSAIRGRKVERPPVWLMRQAGRYMKSYQLLCERHPSFRERSENVDLVVEISLQPWKVFRPDGVILFSDILTPLPGMNIPFDIVKGKGPVIYDPLRTAAAVNEVREFVPEEWVPYVGQALNVLREEVKNEAAVLGFVGAPFTLASYCVEGGSSKNFTMIKKMAFSEPVILHNLLQKFTTSMANYIKYQADNGAQAVQIFDSWATELSPADFEEFSLPYLHQIVDSVRETHPDLPLILYASGSGGLLERLPLTGVDVISLDWTVDMAEGRIRLGSNIAVQGNVDPGVLFGSKEFISKRIHDTVQKAGNVGHVLNLGHGIKVGTPEENVAHFFEVAKGIRY; from the exons ATGGCGACCGCGTGCCCGCCGCTCTCGCTGCCGTCCACCTCCCTCCTCCGCGCGGGGCACACACGCCGGCAGCTCTCCGCGGTCCGCTGCAGCGCCGTCGGAG AGGCGGTGGCcgaggaggcggtggtcggGACGGCGGAGGAGCCGCTGCTGGTGAGCGCAATCAGGGGGAGGAAGGTGGAGAGGCCGCCGGTCTGGCTTATGAGGCAGGCCGGGAGGTACATGAAG AGCTATCAATTGCTCTGTGAGCGACATCCGTCGTTCCGTGAAAGATCAGAAAATGTTGACCTAGTTGTTGAGATCTCTTTGCAACCGTGGAAGGTTTTCAGGCCTGATGGA GTTATCTTGTTCTCGGATATCCTTACTCCACTTCCTGGGATGAACATACCTTTCGACATTGTGAAAGGAAAAGGTCCAGTGATTTATGATCCTTTGAGAACAGCAGCCGCTGTGAATGAAGTCAGAGAATTTGTTCCTGAGGAGTGGGTCCCTTATGTAGGGCAGGCTTTAAATGTGTTGCGAGAAGAG GTTAAGAATGAAGCTGCTGTGCTAGGTTTTGTTGGAGCCCCCTTTACCTTGGCATCTTATTGTGTAGAAGGAGGTTCATCAAAGAACTTTACAATGATTAAGAAAATGGCCTTCTCAGAACCAGTG ATTCTACATAATTTGCTACAAAAATTCACAACATCTATGGCTAACTACATTAAATACCAAGCGGACAATGGAGCACAGGCTGTCCAAATTTTTGATTCGTGGGCTACAGAACTCAGCCCTGCTGATTTTGAGGAGTTTAGCCTGCCTTATCTACATCAGATCGTGGATAGTGTTAGGGAAACACATCCTGACTTGCCTCTGATACTATATGCAAGTGGATCTGGGGGCTTGCTGGAGAGGCTTCCTTTGACTGGTGTTGATGTTATCAGCTTGGACTGGACGGTTGATATGGCTGAGGGCAGGATAAGATTGGGATCTAACATAGCAGTACAAGGGAATGTGGACCCTGGTGTTCTTTTTGGGTCGAAAGAGTTCATAAGCAAGCGGATTCATGACACGGTGCAGAAGGCTGGTAATGTTGGGCATGTATTGAACCTTGGTCACGGCATTAAGGTTGGAACTCCAGAAGAAAATGTTGCTCACTTCTTTGAGGTTGCAAAAGGAATCAGATACTAA
- the LOC133916146 gene encoding putative potassium transporter 8 isoform X2 produces MVMIGTCMVIGDGVLTPAISVFSAVSGLEFSLSKDHREYAVIPITCVILAFLFAVQHYGTHRVGFLFAPIVLAWLLCMSAIGLYNIIHWNPHIYQALNPSYMFNFLKKTRKYGWMSLGGILLCMTGSEAMFADLGHFSYSAIQLAFTSLVYPALILAYMGQAAYLSKHHDFYSSSQVGFYIAVPDKVRWPILVLAILASVVGSQAIISGTFSIINQSQSLSCFPRVKVVHTSEKIHGQIYIPEINWLLMILCIAVTVGFRDTKHMGNASGLAVITVMLVTTFLTSLVIVLCWHRPPLLALAFLLLFGSIEALYFSASLIKFCEGAWLPILLALILMAVMLIWHYTTIKKYEFDLHNKVTLEWLLALGDKLGMVRVPGIGLVYTDLTSGVPANFSRFVTNLPAFHQVLVFVCVKSVPVPYVFPAERYLIGRVGPPGHRSYRCIVRYGYRDVHQDVDSFETELVETLATFIKLDASYRCSEASEQELEASECERQLTVIASNPLRDRASYDLQDSIQHSPASTVEMRAAASATDDDSSGRTAVASSATRQERFFIDSHVASPETDKRVAEELEGLVAAREAGTAFILGHSHVQCKTGSSVLKRLAVDVGYNFLRRNCRGPDVALRVPPASLLEVGMVYVL; encoded by the exons ATGCCGTCATTCCGATAACCTGTGTCATATTAGCATTCCTATTTGCCGTGCAGCACTATGGTACACATCGGGTCGGATTTCTTTTCGCCCCGATAGTTCTAGCCTGGCTACTCTGCATGAGTGCTATTGGTCTCTATAATATTATCCATTGGAATCCTCATATCTACCAAGCTCTAAATCCTTCCTACATGTTCAATTTCTTAAAAAAGACTAGAAAATATGGTTGGATGTCGCTTGGTGGAATTTTGCTCTGCATGACAG GATCTGAAGCAATGTTTGCAGATCTCGGTCACTTCTCATACAGTGCAATTCAG CTTGCTTTCACTTCTCTAGTGTACCCCGCTCTGATCCTTGCATACATGGGTCAAGCTGCTTACTTATCAAAACATCATGACTTCTACTCAAGCTCACAAGTTGGATTTTACATTGCAGTTCCGG ATAAGGTCAGGTGGCCTATCCTTGTACTGGCAATTTTGGCTTCAGTGGTCGGAAGTCAAGCCATCATCAGCGGAACCTTCTCAATTATCAATCAGAGCCAGTCCTTGAGTTGCTTCCCTCGAGTAAAAGTTGTACATACATCTGAGAAAATCCATGGGCAAATATATATCCCCGAGATCAATTGGTTGCTCATGATCCTCTGCATTGCTGTGACTGTTGGATTTAGAGACACGAAGCACATGGGAAATGCATCTG GACTAGCGGTGATCACGGTGATGCTGGTCACCACGTTCCTCACATCCCTGGTCATCGTTCTGTGCTGGCACAGACCGCCGCTACTGGCCTtggccttcctcctcctcttcggatCCATCGAGGCGCTCTACTTCTCGGCGTCGCTTATCAAGTTCTGCGAGGGCGCGTGGCTTCCAATCCTGCTCGCTCTCATCCTCATGGCCGTCATGCTCATCTGGCACTACACAACCATCAAGAAGTACGAGTTCGACTTGCACAACAAGGTTACGCTGGAGTGGCTCCTCGCCCTTGGCGACAAGCTCGGCATGGTCCGCGTCCCTGGCATCGGCCTCGTCTACACCGACCTCACGTCAGGCGTCCCGGCCAACTTCTCCCGGTTCGTGACCAACCTCCCGGCGTTCCATCAGGTCCTGGTCTTCGTCTGCGTCAAGTCGGTGCCGGTGCCGTACGTGTTCCCGGCGGAGCGGTACCTCATCGGCCGCGTCGGCCCGCCGGGCCACCGGTCGTACCGGTGCATCGTGCGGTATGGCTACCGTGACGTCCACCAGGACGTGGACTCCTTCGAGACGGAGCTCGTCGAGACCCTGGCCACGTTCATAAAGCTGGACGCGTCCTACCGGTGCAGCGAGGCCAGCGAGCAGGAGCTGGAGGCCAGTGAATGTGAGCGGCAGCTGACCGTGATCGCGAGCAACCCGCTCCGGGACCGCGCGAGCTACGACCTCCAGGACAGCATCCAGCACTCGCCCGCGTCCACCGTGGAGATGCGCGCCGCTGCCTCCGCCACCGACGACGACAGCTCCGGCCGCACGGCGGTAGCGAGCTCGGCGACGAGGCAGGAGAGGTTCTTCATCGACAGTCACGTGGCGAGCCCAGAGACGGACAAGCGCGTGGCGGAGGAGCTGGAGGGGCTGGTCGCGGCGCGGGAGGCCGGCACGGCGTTCATCCTGGGGCACTCGCACGTGCAGTGCAAGACCGGGTCGTCGGTGCTGAAGAGGCTGGCCGTGGACGTCGGGTATAACTTCCTGCGGCGCAACTGCCgcggcccggacgtggcgctgcgCGTGCCGCCGGCGTCGCTGCTCGAGGTCGGCATGGTATACGTGCTCTGA